One Aphidius gifuensis isolate YNYX2018 linkage group LG3, ASM1490517v1, whole genome shotgun sequence DNA window includes the following coding sequences:
- the LOC122853567 gene encoding F-box/LRR-repeat protein 4-like — MNCQKLQYLGIGCDISLELANMIVEYCKNLKNLRIHNHQHINNTALKKLTELENLECLILLGRFMLEEVSIIAISNNCRKLKCLEIASGSIYGDFLSYPSVIDEISKLQYLEHLKLRMGRYLEDSTIIAIADNCKNLKSLDIRRCRAITEKALVALTKLENLQKLDVSMLNITDSFISKLKGLKELHCARCKNLTDTGIIQFIKNNPDLGVIDVSRIDNITYNLVIAANQVTKNRTNGIILHIRKNDSAINKASKSIIKCQWLVVE; from the coding sequence ATGAACTgtcaaaaattacaatatcttgGTATTGGTTGTGATATATCGCTTGAGTTAGCAAATATGATCGttgaatattgcaagaatttgaaaaatttgaggATACATAATCATCAACACATCAATAATACtgctttaaaaaagttaacggagctggaaaatcttgaatgtttaattttgCTTGGTCGTTTTATGCTCGAAGAGGTATCAATAAtcgcaatttcaaacaattgtagaAAACTGAAATGTTTGGAAATTGCTTCTGGTTCTATTTATGGCGACTTTCTTTCTTATCCATCTGTTATTGATGAGATATCAAAACtgcaatatcttgaacatttaaaattgcGTATGGGAAGATATCTTGAAGATAGTACAATTATTGCCATTGctgataattgtaaaaacctaaaaagttTAGACATTCGAAGATGCCGTGCTATTACTGAAAAAGCTCTCGTTGCTTTAACAAAgttggaaaatttacaaaaactagATGTTAGCATGCTTAATATTACTGACAGCTTCATTAGTAAATTGAAAGGATTAAAAGAATTGCATTGTGCTCGTTGCAAGAATCTTACCGATACTGgtatcattcaatttataaaaaataacccagatCTTGGTGTGATTGATGTCAGTCGTATAGATAATATTACATATAACCTGGTGATTGCTGCTAATCAGgtaactaaaaatcgtacaaatggcATTATTTTACACATACGAAAAAATGATTCGGCAATAAACAAAGCTTCcaagtcaataattaaatgtcaATGGTTGGTTGTTGAATAG
- the LOC122850799 gene encoding F-box/LRR-repeat protein 20-like, whose translation MSAKRICIEKDKKTSDDDKVQKVVINSLDYDSLAQIFMLLPVPERIDIEGVCVKWKEACQLSCLPKEINEIHLFFESLLDQKQTRSMRMHGSSYEASRELSAEVLYTIFCTCKNLKHLDIVHCRNDVAEIPLEKWISFQNLQYLAISCNMTPDLADTIVKYCKNLKHLRINNRHHIINTALKTLTELENLECLILLNCIKLNKESIIAISNNCKKLKRLEISIRSIYDPPSSLSDLDEISKLQYLEHLKLCIGKSLKDSTIIAIANNCKNLKSLEIAGCSAITETALVALTKLDNLQKLDVSFLHITDSFISKLKGLKELHCDFCEQLTEAGFIQLIKNNPDLKEISVLGTDSITIDLVIAADQATKHRTNGIILHIRKYDLELTQAFKSIIKSQWLVVK comes from the exons ATGAGTGCAAAAAGAATATGTAttgagaaagataaaaaaacctCTGATGATGACAAAGTTCAAAAAGTTGTCATCAATTCACTGGATTACGACTCATTAGCACAAATTTTCATGTTGCTGCCAGTACCAGAAAGGATAGACATTGAAGGAg TCTGTgtcaaatggaaagaggcatgtcaaCTATCTTG TCTTccaaaagaaattaatgaaattcatttattttttgaatcttTGTTGGATCAAAAACAAACACGTTCTATG CGGATGCATGGAAGTTCATATGAAGCTAGTAGAGAGCTCTCTGCAGAAGTACTCTACACTATTTTTTGCACttgcaaaaatctaaaacatcttgatattgTACATTGTCGTAATGATGTAGCTGAAATTCCCCTCGAAAAATGGATAAGTTTTCAAAACTTACAATATCTTGCTATTTCTTGTAATATGACGCCTGACTTAGCAGATACAATCgttaaatattgcaagaatttgaAACATTTGAGGATAAATAATCGTCATCACATTATAAATACTGctttaaaaacattaacagagctggaaaatcttgaatgtttaatattgCTTAATTGTATTAAGCTCAATAAGGAatcaataattgcaatttcaaacaattgtaaaaaacttaaacgtttagaaATTTCTATTCGTTCTATTTATGACCCTCCTTCTTCCCTGTCTGATCTTGATGAGATATCAAAGttacaatatcttgaacatttaaaattgtgtATTGGAAAATCTCTTAAAGATAGtacaattattgctattgctaataattgtaaaaacctaaaaagttTAGAAATCGCAGGCTGCAGTGCTATTACTGAAACAGCTCTCGTTGCTTTAACAAAGCTGgacaatttacaaaaactagATGTAAGCTTTCTTCATATTACAGATAGCTTTATTAGTAAATTGAAAGGATTAAAAGAATTGCATTGTGATTTTTGCGAGCAACTTACTGAAGCTGGTTTCATTcaacttataaaaaataacccagatCTTAAAGAGATTAGTGTCCTTGGTACAGATAGTATTACAATTGACCTAGTTATTGCtgctgatcaggcaactaAACATCGGAcaaatggtattattttacacatacGAAAATATGATTTGGAACTAACACAAGCTTTTAagtcaattattaaatctcaatggttggttGTTAAATAG
- the LOC122850800 gene encoding SCF E3 ubiquitin ligase complex F-box protein grrA-like has protein sequence MSAKRIFVKKDQQTSDDDDKDQKVVINSLDYDSLAQIFMLLPVPERIDIEGVCVKWKEACQLSWYNTKKYKCESSIGRSYDNSNTIVEYCKNLKHLSILNGHDIMNKTALKKLTELENLECLLLHNCMKLSEESIIEISNNCKKLKRLEISSRSFYNDPLSFPSDLDEISKLQYLEHLKLCIEKYLEDSTIIAIANNCKKLKSLEIRGSSAITETALVALTKLKNLQKLDVSFLDITDSFIDKLKGLKELHCDHCKKLTEAGVIQLIKNNPDLKDISVWGIDNITINLVIDADQVTKNRTNGIILHIRKFDSVLTQASKSIIKSQWLVVE, from the exons ATGAGTGCAAAAagaatatttgttaaaaaagatCAACAAAcctctgatgatgatgacaaggATCAAAAAGTTGTCATCAATTCACTGGATTACGATTCATTAGCACAAATCTTCATGTTGCTGCCAGTACCAGAAAGGATAGACATTGAAGGAG TCTGTgtcaaatggaaagaggcatgtcaaCTATCTTGGTATAAcactaaaaaatacaaatgtgaatcatcaattggacgttcTTATGATAACt CAAATACAATCGTTGAATATTGCAAGAACTTAAAACATTTGAGCATACTCAATGGTCATGACATAATGAATAAAactgctttaaaaaaattaacagagcTGGAAAATCTTGAGTGTTTATTATTGCACAATTGCATGAAACTCAGTGAGGaatcaataattgaaatttcaaacaactgtaaaaaacttaaacgtttagaaATATCTTCTCGTTCTTTTTATAATGACCCTCTTTCTTTTCCGTCTGATCTTGATGAAATATCAAAGttacaatatcttgaacatttaaaattgtgtATCGAAAAATATCTTGAAGATAGTACAATTATTGCCATTGCTAACAATTGTAAAAAGCTAAAAAGTTTAGAAATCCGAGGTAGCAGTGCTATTACTGAAACAGCTCTCGTTGCTTTaacaaagttgaaaaatttacaaaaactagATGTAAGCTTTCTTGATATTACAGACAGcttcattgataaattgaaagGATTAAAAGAATTGCATTGTGATCATTGCAAGAAGCTTACTGAAGCTGGGGTCATTcaacttataaaaaataacccagatCTTAAAGACATAAGTGTTTGGGGTatagataatattacaatCAACCTGGTTATTGATGCTGATCAAGTAACTAAgaatcgtacaaatggtattattttacacatacGAAAATTTGATTCGGTACTAACACAAGCTTCTAagtcaattattaaatctcaatggttggttGTTGAATAG